A window of the Lactuca sativa cultivar Salinas chromosome 5, Lsat_Salinas_v11, whole genome shotgun sequence genome harbors these coding sequences:
- the LOC111920858 gene encoding F-box protein At1g52495, translating into MSSYLCEELIVEIFTRLPSKSLLRFRSLSQSFYSIICSTDFIRMHTFRSPQKLLLKHRNHYKNEDIENFYTLHSEDQLASCTSGRYISITPNHFPYNRYSYIVGSCNGILCLCDYLKENHVSLWNPSIRRNLNLADCPLRGSRIGFGFDPITDDYKIVSIPRYGGHALGIAQSSFVYAMKRSANWRKIAFHASSSAYKVLPSACFVNGALHWVVVERDSNNVKRFYILTFDLSTDVFGRISLPEPSWEKRRVTTIQGSLAVISTKGDKSWIWIRRDASWSVVYKLKKNKVGNVMEVLQLNNNCDLLLRTYSARLRVYNPKTGAGSRLVDFKPASYVDDIVLFVERFQLLDRGIPDLS; encoded by the coding sequence ATGTCTAGTTATCTATGTGAAGAGTTGATTGTCGAAATCTTCACAAGATTACCATCGAAATCTCTCCTCCGATTTCGATCACTTTCCCAGTCGTTCTATTCTATTATTTGTAGCACCGATTTCATCCGAATGCACACTTTTCGATCCCCACAAAAACTCCTCTTGAAACACcgaaatcattacaaaaatgaaGACATCGAAAACTTTTATACACTACATTCAGAAGACCAACTGGCATCGTGTACGAGTGGTAGATACATTAGTATAACACCCAACCACTTTCCTTACAACAGATATTCCTATATTGTTGGTTCATGTAATGGAATTCTCTGTCTGTgtgattatttaaaagaaaaccaCGTTAGTTTATGGAATCCTTCAATTAGGCGCAACCTAAACTTGGCTGATTGTCCTCTGAGAGGCTCTCGAATCGGGTTTGGTTTTGACCCAATCACTGATGATTACAAGATTGTGAGTATACCCAGATACGGAGGTCATGCTCTTGGAATTGCACAAAGCTCATTTGTTTACGCCATGAAGAGAAGTGCTAATTGGCGGAAGATTGCTTTCCATGCTTCTTCATCTGCCTATAAAGTTTTACCATCGGCGTGTTTTGTGAATGGAGCATTGCATTGGGTGGTTGTAGAACGTGACTCAAATAACGTAAAGCGATTTTACATACTAACATTCGATTTGAGCACTGATGTTTTTGGCAGGATATCATTGCCAGAACCAAGTTGGGAAAAAAGGCGAGTAACAACCATCCAAGGTTCGCTAGCTGTGATTTCTACGAAAGGTGATAAAAGTTGGATTTGGATTAGGCGAGATGCTTCTTGGTCTGTGgtttataaattgaaaaaaaataaagttggGAATGTAATGGAAGTTTTGCAACTGAACAACAATTGTGATTTGTTGCTACGTACTTACTCTGCGAGACTTCGTGTTTATAATCCCAAGACAGGGGCGGGATCAAGACTAGTTGACTTTAAACCTGCTTCTTACGTAGATGACATAGTTTTGTTTGTTGAAAGATTTCAGTTGCTAGACAGGGGGATTCCTGATTTAAGTTGA
- the LOC111920851 gene encoding putative F-box protein At1g32420 yields the protein MSDYLNEGLIFEIFIRLPPKSLLRFRSLSKSLCSFISSPRFIHMHTFQSPKKLLIQHQTYESKDFYTLHSEDQIPLDPRRGYIRTTPVNAPYLKYSIIVGACNDIFCLFHYQENRISLWNFSIRRKITLPDCPQRCFSGVQIGFGFDPINNDYKIVKLPTYGGREESSFVYTIKTDAWSEIASPTPVFHEVLLNAYFVNGALHWVVERHYNNLHDVERFYILKFDLGTHVFDMITLPEPSSKTARLTSVRGFLAVISGDCDGCWVWVRRDDSWNVVYKMKRKHVFDGGLLSVVQLTTNGDLLLLCEGFQIYNPMIGVPSRLVDFGSDSFIVGTEMCVETLQLFDVATATS from the coding sequence ATGTCAGATTATCTCAACGAAGGGTTGATTTttgaaatcttcataagactacCACCCAAATCCCTCCTCAGGTTTCGATCACTCTCCAAATCATTATGTTCTTTCATTTCCAGCCCCCGTTTCATCCACATGCACACTTTTCAATCCCCTAAAAAACTCCTCATCCAACACCAAACTTATGAAAGTAAAGACTTTTATACTTTACATTCAGAAGACCAAATTCCATTGGATCCTAGACGTGGATACATTCGTACAACACCAGTAAATGCTCCATACCTCAAATATTCCATTATCGTCGGTGCATGTAATGACATTTTCTGTCTGTTTCATTATCAAGAAAATCGTATTAGTCTTTGGAACTTCTCAATTAGACGCAAGATAACCCTCCCTGATTGTCCTCAGAGATGCTTTTCTGGGGTACAAATTGGGTTTGGTTTTGACCCAATCAACAATGATTACAAGATTGTTAAATTACCCACATACGGAGGAAGAGAAGAAAGTTCATTTGTTTACACTATTAAGACAGACGCATGGTCTGAGATTGCTTCCCCTACTCCTGTTTTTCATGAGGTGTTACTAAATGCGTATTTTGTTAATGGGGCTTTACATTGGGTTGTAGAACGTCATTATAATAATTTACATGACGTAGAGCGTTTTTATATACTGAAATTCGATTTGGGCACTCATGTTTTTGACATGATCACGTTGCCAGAACCCAGCAGTAAAACAGCACGACTAACAAGCGTACGAGGTTTTCTAGCTGTGATTTCTGGGGATTGTGATGGTTGTTGGGTTTGGGTGAGGAGGGATGATTCTTGGAATGTGGTTTATAAAATGAAAAGAAAGCATGTATTTGATGGAGGATTATTGAGTGTTGTGCAATTGACCACTAATGGTGATTTGTTGTTGTTGTGTGAGGGGTTCCAGATTTATAACCCTATGATTGGGGTTCCATCAAGACTAGTTGACTTCGGTTCTGATTCTTTCATAGTTGGCACGGAGATGTGTGTTGAAACCCTTCAATTGTTCGACGTGGCGACTGCAACTTCTTGA